AAGAAAACACAAGTTCTTGAAGTTACAACTTTGGCTAAGTTGGAGGATCAAGGAAGAAGGTGAGAATTCATCTCCTTTagatgttatgaatatttatatgtgttgtagtgtgcaaaaaaaaatggatgaaattcatgaaggaaacGAAAATAGAggatggccgtgtatgtatatatatatgtgtaggaAGTGTGTTTTAATTATCTTGACtagtgttggttgttattgttgtgaatgatgtgtggaggatggaagttgaatgactATGGAAAAATTGTAGATGTGCGTgtatgttgtggccgtgggtgTGGTAtgtatatgtggccgtgtatgtgatGTCGTGTATATTGGTGAGTTGTGAAAGAATAATGAGCAagttatatttcatgttttagttgtcgtgttgtagattttatttTGCAAATAAAGGATTGATAAGTTTGGTGAAGTATTGATAATTGGAGGATTATGTATAGTGAAAGACAATGTTCTTGCATGGGTAGTATGAAATGGTATTAGTATGACGTTATTGGaacatatattataaggttgttattgtgtttattgaagtcggaaggttttgaagaaagtagtaaattgaaatcatgcattttgaatggaatatgtgaattgctagtgtgattgttgaattatgttaatagtttggccgggtttgaattcccggattgtgattgatgagaaatttggctatattgaatgttgaggatggtatattgaCAGAGGAAGTCTTtgcaaaatttcggtagccaagtgtttccttaagattctaactctaagaaccctaataagagttttggtaaacatgaccaatttgcagatttcgACGAGATTACGTGAAATTTGAATAGCAAAAGAGAGtggaaaagaggtatgtaaggtttcacctttctttctatggcatgtcttagacgtaataagtTGGGTACGATCCCCGGGGACAACTCTATTCCCGGAATCCGCATCCAAAGTTTTCCTTTTccttcggtagaattgaattagaaagtgcgcgaaatgttggaaagacCTTCTaaacccctagaacttgcataaagaggaCCGATTATCTTAAATCATTATAAATGACGCTATGACACGTAGCATATGTAATTTATGTACGCTATCTCACTCGGCCCGAGGTGGGTAACTTGTTCCGGAATTTTCCTATCACCtcgtttgacttggtttggagtagaatcctaaggaaatccTTGACCCTTGTCCCGATTGTCAAACGATAAGTACGCATCATCTAGTGCAAGTGTATCCATGATGAATGTGATCTTATAGCGATAACGATGAAGACAAAGATGAGAAAagtgcctacgttagatatgtagatgatatactttgctatagaaatgaaaatatgagaatgttaacTATTTAtggatatcccaagtctattataggtaatgactattctaaggattctaaatacatagaattatgccttatgaccACGATTGATGTGTGTGCAgacatacgtatatgtatatgataagagaatcgagcgctatatagacgctgacatatgtatatgatatgagtatatgtatatgacgaaagagccagggcgctatagacgccgatatttatacatgagatatgcatatatttacggggaagatggagataagggcagagcgttatatacgcatatccacctgatcagttggcattacGAGcgtgatatcgtccggacgcgggatgccggacgcgggatgtgtaTAAGAAagggttaaatggatcggtgcGCTCAGCCTCGGCATATGTTCTattcttatatgtatatatatatatatgaacaaggtTAAGATTTTTTAAAGGAAGGCTAAGCAAGCGTGGcatttgcccaagggcacttatatgtacgggttatgtttctatcccgGGACAtgttgtaattcttttatgcatataccgtatttatgtttttcgcatattactatccatgccttacatactcggtactatTATTCGTCGTCCTTCTTGTGGatatttgcgtttcatgccgcgcgaggtcGGCGGACGGGCGGATTTGATCTTTAGAGCTCTACCGGCCGTACATGACAGCGCTGGCGCTCCATTTGTCCCGAGCCTCACTTCgtgtactcttttgtgtatattttcgggcacgacagtactcggccctttctatgtataagtgtactatgtctagaggctcgtagacagatatgtacagttaaatatgtggtattttggcatcttagTGCTGTTGTATGAAGCGATAGCGAAGCTAACTAGTCTATGTACATAATGACGCTGCTGATGTTAATGTtcagtaaagaaaaaaaaaatacgaaactgttcatacgacttgctaagaggtacaggtaaaatgataggtaaggggtgctcggtacaagtatcgggtgctcgtcacggccctagttgggtcgtgacaatttccaaactagcacgtaattctacggaaatttgggcagcacttccccggTAAAtgcatcaaccccgagaattcaactcggccaaatcaacaacaacaacaccaacaatcattctagcaacatcaacaatcgatttagaacgcattctaacattagtagctctttccacataattcaacaacattccttcatattcaatttaactacttatattcaaaaccaacatcaacgctcacacattcaattactaatccgaaactattcaaacaatattcaagaacactttaaacgattcacaatatttcaaacaacccaacaatgCTCCAACTCACCCGAGAGTCCCCCCCCAGCAGAaccacatccataacatattcctaacttccaaatcatgatttgcaccaacaatccacactcaaCAGTGTcgttctcataaatatagaaattacattgaATGCACATTAAcccctccaaatcagcccgcaacacttacaatatcaacttgagtcataaactcttatcgccaacttagaattcataacgacaacaatcaaaatactaaatagaattaattcattctttgctacacgcacaagccatattcggccaacacatccaCAACCAAATTTCATGAtgttcattcatttcaacacactacacaactaaacatactacatagaatttAATCCATTACGCCCGCacaacactacacatgcacggctacgaGCCATGCGCACGGTCAGCATTTCCACATGCAATtctctcatgaatttcatccatattttcatactacgACATATagaaaccttccataacatataaataagattaaaccttacctttcttctcaacttcacaacttggctagggttagcaaggatgaaaacgagcggtttgttgcctcaaacaacaactccacgttaacaaggacccttcaattagtgggtttgctaggatgaaatatttttttgatggctaatcttggacttgaatttttgggggtttggccgaatggcctttgctTTGTTcctccaagttcttgatttttttttttctaagtgtggaagatgagaaatatgactcattagtcatcttttgtgctcatATATgagttatacaagtgtccatggcttcgcgcatgggttggaccaattaaattttgccacaaaatgtgtggggaccatttccaagccacacggccaaatgggcCATTTTTCACCAATTTTCAACCttcaatatttcacttttagtcccaaattttcctaaatgatccatgccaataaattcatgaacaacttatgccttaaaaatgaaatcgaaggtcaaaaagtctcgacttcgtatcccggaatggtcttgtcctaacttatcatggttaacccgattgtccgacgtacaaaatacgggatataacgatCTCTAAAAACCAGCACGGTAGCAAGTGGCCTATATTTTACGAAATGCGCGTACTTAAGTCTTAAGTTGGCATAATTGATAATAATATATCCTTAATATAGCCAAAAAGTCTCCCATATGGTGTAAATCTCTCAGCAGTCGAGCCACAAAGTGCTAATACTACTGCATAAAGATTTGCCAACATGTAGAAACTGATTGACACTACAAGAATTTGCCTTAATTCCCATGACACCAGTTCTGCCACTGCCATATCATGTTGTATCATTAGGCCATCATTTCCTATAAGATCAAAATCCAATTTTTCCTCAAGAAGAAAAGGTGACTTCTGTTGCTTAAGATCCAAAATAGTGAAACCATATATGTCCTATATGATTAGGATCAATGGTACAAAGAATTTGAATTACTTTGGTGAGGATAAATTTCCACTCAGTTTGCATTATATCATTTCCTACCATGGTAAGATCAACAACACTAAACTTAGCAGAAATTCCTAGAAAACTACAATTTTCCAGTTTCCATGAATAGAGTTTGGTTGCAAACCCAAACTTCTGCAAAAGGCTTGAAAAAATAGTTCTTGAAACTATTTCATGTCCTATCTGACTAGGATATATGGTGCAAAACATTTGAATGGCTTTGCATAGCTGGAAATTATACTCAATATGTACTATATCATATCCAATTAGATTTGGATCAATGGCACAGTACTTAACATAATTTCCTGATAAGCTAGAATTTTCCAGTTTCCATGCATTAGGTGAaccaacaaaaaagaaaatgttgttaGTGATCAAAAACTCATCTTGTTCTCCTCCAAGAGGACTTGAACAGGATGATTTACTTCTTATATCCCAGCACCAACAACTCCTTTTCATAACACTATCACCCTGCTGCAAACCACCAAAACAAACAGCTCCAAACAACCACCTCCTTTGTATTGTCAAGTTATCAAGAGAATGAGCATGAAATGCCAATACCACACCCTGATACCTTGTCAATATTGAGTTCTTGCCCAAGCCTCCATATGACAGAATCAAATGCACAACAGCTGTCCATATCTCAAAAATTGCACATCTATAAATCATGTTAAGCACCAGAAACAACCACTCAATATCATATCCTGTGCTCAAAGGATCAAGGGAGTAGATGTCAAAACATATTACTAATGAACTGGACCCCTTTACTTGAAGAAGTTCTACATTGCAGCTTCTTCCTTTTTTGCAGCAAAACACCTGTGGTATTGATTtctgaaaattcaagaaattagtAGATAATGATATCCTTTTTACTCTCCTTAATAAGAACTTGAGTATAATGATATCCTTTTTTCCACTTTAAACCACCAGGATTCAGCTTCAATATCTCCTCtttgttcttattcttaaatatGGACATTGCAACTTATCACTATTGagaatttttcttccttttgaaTCAAATTCTGCAAAGGAAGATACATTCACCTTTCCATGATCCAGAGCTACATTTGCCAAGTGATCAGCTAACTGGTTGCCTTCTCTCGTGATATGCTGAACTTGGACATCTGCATTGTCAATGATATCTAATAACTCTTCAACTTGAATTGCTATATGCCATGGGGGTTTCCAAGTTCTATCTAGTATGTTCTTCATCAGAAGAGAATCAATCTCCAAAATGAAAGAGTATACATAATGTGCCAAACAATATCTAGCAGCTTCCACGACAAAGCTTGAGCTTGAGACTTCGGTGATAGTCTTATTCTCCATCTCCTTAGCACTTGCATGCACTAGATCACCTGCAACATCCCTCACACAAAAGGTAAATGCACTTCTACCAGGATTGCCCCTAGTAGCACCATTTGTGTTATACTTGATGACTCCTTCAGGTGGAAAATGCCATAACACCTTTGTAATCTGCAGACTTGGCACAAACTGTGCCATGATTCTGAGAATATCATGCCATCTATGTGGTACATTTTTTATCCTTGGTTTCCATAATCTCACCAGTTGTTGAATGTCACTAGAAGCTTGATAAATCACCCTACTAGTAGACACTCTATTGCTATGCTTGTCTCCATTCCTCTTCTTCCACAACTACCAAACTATGATAGAAGGTATAGCATGGAATAACTCCTGAATTCTTGCTGGCACATCTGCATACTACCATTGCATAATCACCTGGTGTAGATGCATACCTTGGATGTTAATCCAGTGCTTTAATAAAAATATGACCATGTCCTTTGAGCCGTTGCACAATTCAAGAATATATGAGGCACGGTTTTCCTTTGGCTCCACACAACAATCACATCTAGATGGCATATTGTATCCCCAACTTTTAATCACATCATCAAGAGGCACTTTGAAGTTCCACACTCTCCACATCAGAAATGAAATCTTGAATGGCAAGCCTTTTACCCAAATCTTCTTGTATGCATCTTTGTTTTCAGCTTTGCTTCTCATATACTCCCATGCAGACTTCACACTAAACTCTCCATTAGTTTCCAACATCTATCTTGGTCTGTCCAATTCTCCAGGCTTAGCTGGTGGCTTAACTTCATTCAAAATGAATTCAGCCAAGTCCTCAGGCAAGTTGTTTCTAATAGCAGGTTCATGTCACCTTCCATTAGTAACAACATCTGAGACATTTTCTATATACTCATTGCAAGGAAAATCAGTAGGAATAATGAAGTTTAATGGTCCAAGACCAGTCCAGTTATCAAACCAAAATAGTGATGAGCCCTTCTCAATTGCCACAGTATTTGATGCTCAATCATGTCTCTTGCTTGTAGCATTTTCCTCCAAACATGAGAACCTCTCTTCCATGGTACTAGAACtggattattatttttcaaatacttCATGCTCATAAAGGCACTCCAAAGAGATGGATTAGTCCTCATATTCCACCAGAGCTTAGCAAAAAATGCCAATGACTTGTCTGCTAGAGATCTAAAACCAAGACCTCCCTCATCAACTGGTAAGCACACTTCTTTCCATTTAGCCTAATGTCTATTACTCTCTCCAATTTTGTTGCTCTAATAAAACTGAGCAAAAATCTTATGCAGCTTTGTGATCACAAATGATGGAGGATCTATTGCAGACAAGAGATGCATTGTCATTGCCTGCAGAACATGCTTCAATAAAATTGCTCTTCCTCCAAAGGACAGAAGTTTGCCTTTCCAACCTTGTAATTTATTTCTTACTTTAGCAAGCAAGTCTGAGTAAAAACACATCTTGCTCCTGCTATAGTAAATAGGACAGCCAAGATACATCAATGGAAATGCTTGTCTAGTAATGCCAGTAATTCTTTGTACTTTTTGAAACACTTGTTCATCCACCCTATCATGCAAGTACACTGAACTTTTTGCTTTATTTATCAAAAAACCAGAGGCGTGCCTATATATGCACCCAAAACCTGCATAATCAGTCTCAGAGAGATATCACATGATAATGCAAAGATGATAGTATAATCTGCATATGCAAGATGATTAATAGGAGGACTCCATTTTGGCATCCCATAACCAGTATACCACAAATTATCATTCAATGAATTCAGTGCTCTAGACAAAACTTTAGCTGTTAGAATGAACAAAGTAGGTGACAATGGATCACTTGCTTTACCCCTCTAGTTGAATGGAAGAAACCATATGGCTGTCCATTAATGAGCACAGAATACCAGTTATTTCCAATCAACTCATAAATGAATCGATGAACCTCTCAGAAAATCCCATTCTCCTCATGACATTTGTGAGAAAAAGCCATGACAATCTGTCATAAGCTTTTGTCATGTCAAGCTTCATTACAACATTAGGGACTATTTGATttccattcttctttcctttattagTTTTGAGCCTAATATCAGATATAATCTCTTGAGTTAATAAGATGTTCTCCACTATACTTCTACCCCTGACAAAACCAGCTTGATTTTAAGAGATCAAGTTTGGTAACAAGTTAACCATCCTTTCATGAATAACTCTAGAGAAAATCTTATTAACAAAGTTTCTTAAGATTATAGGTCTCATGTCACTAAAAGTCTGAGGATTCTGCTTCTTAGGCAACAAGACAAGATGAGTGTGAGTTATGTACCCAGGTAGTTGCATACCTCCAAAGAAATCCCATACCATATTGTATATATCATCTCCAATGATATCCCAACATGCTTGGAAAAACATGCCTGTGTATCCATCAGGTCCACCTGCACTTGCATTATTCAAAACAAACACTGCATGCTTAACCTCATCTTTAGTAGGATTAGCAATAAATTCTGCATTTTGTTCAGGTGTGATCATTCTAGGAACCTGCTACAAAATATCAAACTGAGTAGGCACATTAGTTTCATGGAATTGAGCATGATAAACTCTAATAGCCTCATCAGCAATTTCTTCATTTGTTTCAAGACAAGTTCCTTGAGAATCCTGAATTCTCCTAAGCTACATAAATTTCCTTCTTCCATTCACATGTGCATGGAAGAATTTAGAATTCTTATCACCTTCCTGGAACCATTgcaaatgttatatcccgtatttcgtacattggaacaatccggtttagctatggtaagttagggaaacaaccattccgggatacaaagtcgggacttttaacctttgattttgttttgagatataatttgttcatgaaattgttgacatggaacatttaggaaaatttgggactaaaattggaattaatgaaagttgaaaatcatgcatttttcccttgtgtggccgtgtggtgtgggagttggcccacacaatttgtggacaattttgtcacgacccgagctacgggccgcgacgggtatccggggctaaccaccgaataccgctcactttactgcttatctgctattattcatactatatgctcataatcatgtaagactgtaattttctgaaatacatttgcttttataaacgtaagcccttcggctatcaaaataataatatacatatatatacatgaatatgcatacaagccatgggaccatactatccACACTGCATATCTaggagcctctactggaatactagacatctggacgggacaggaccccgtcatgcccaaaaacatgaatatacatatatatatataccaaaagagaaatctgtggcacttccggaatatggagtgctctcaaatcaactgcTAACTCCTATGAGCCTGGGCCACCTCCcggtctacctatgggcatgaacacagcgtccgaagaaaggacgtcagtacgaatattgtactgagtatgtgaaaCATAAACAgtaatgaaacatcaata
The genomic region above belongs to Lycium ferocissimum isolate CSIRO_LF1 unplaced genomic scaffold, AGI_CSIRO_Lferr_CH_V1 ctg19149, whole genome shotgun sequence and contains:
- the LOC132042904 gene encoding uncharacterized protein LOC132042904, with the translated sequence MITPEQNAEFIANPTKDEVKHAVFVLNNASAGGPDGYTGMFFQACWDIIGDDIYNMVWDFFGGMQLPGGRSIVENILLTQEIISDIRLKTNKGKKNGNQIVPNVVMKLDMTKAYDRLSWLFLTNVMRRMGFSERGKASDPLSPTLFILTAKVLSRALNSLNDNLWYTGFGCIYRHASGFLINKAKSSVYLHDRVDEQVFQKVQRITGITRQAFPLMYLGCPIYYSRSKMCFYSDLLAKVRNKLQGWKGKLLSFGGRAILLKHVLQAMTMHLLSAIDPPSFVITKLHKIFAQFY